In the Deltaproteobacteria bacterium genome, AGATGAGAGGACGCGAAATGAGGTTAAGAAATATGCGGCCGATTCCACTTTCTAAGCTTCTCCTAGGCGAATTCCAGTCCTAGCCTTGACACCTATGCTCCTGCCTGACGAGGCAGTTAGAGAGTAGCAGTAATTTTTAGAGTAAAAGCACGCCAAAAAAATTTGCTCTAAAAATTACTGCCGCTCCGAGCGTTCGGAAGTCGGCGAGATTTTCGGAATTAAAAAAAAGGAGAAAAAAGTGAAGAAAAAAAAATTAAAGTTTTTGTCACTTTTTTTAAGCCCCACTTGTGGGGCTTTGGTAGTATTAGAAGATATTGGTCGTCGTGAGACGATCGATATCTTTTCCGATCCAGATGGAACAACGGATCGGCCCAAGGAGAAAAAAACTAATAACCGTGACCCATACGGTGATTAGTAAGTTGTCGAGAGGAGGGCCGTTGGGGTTTAGAATTCCGGCCCTCCTCTAAGAAGTTTTATTCAATGTTAAGCGTTCTCTCTATCTCACTTCCACAACATAAAACTCAACACCCGAAGCCCCGAGAGCTTCTAGCCTAGCGAAACAGATAAATAACAAAACAGGCAAAATCTTAAAGGACTGCTTCCTTTAAAGCTTTTGTGGGAGTCAAGCGCACTCTTTTTCGTGCTGGTATGCGAATGATTTCCCCGGTGGCTGGGTTTCTGCCCATCCGCGCCTTGCTTTGCCTTACCTGAATCTTTCCGATTCCAGGGAGGGGCACCTTATATCCCTTCTTGAGCGCCGACTGAATCATTCCAGCAAAACCATCATAGACGCTCCTAGCAACCCTTCGATTTTCAAGGCCACAACAATCCTTGAGGCATTCATACAGCTCTGCCTGGGTGTAATAGGTGCCGTTTTTTGGCTTTGTTATTTTTTTCTGCTTTGCAGCGCCTTTGGGGCTCACAACCTTAGAACTCGGAGCTTTAAGATTCATGCCCTTCGGCGCGCATTTCTCAGTAGAACAAGAGTTTTTTTTAAAAGCCACTTTAAAATTCTCCTAAAAGATATTGTTTACAATGCAACCTAGACCTATTCTAGTCGCCAACGCAGCGACCGACTTTAGTTCATTTAACTTAATTAAATTGGCATGAGACGCCGATTTGAGCAAGCATTTTCGCGAGTAGTAAATATTTTAGGTGCGTCGCTTGGAAGAAAAGTTGTTGACGTCGCTTAGCGGCATGTGTTAAATTAGAACGTAATCTAATTAATCAATTCACTGGTTCGATTTCCACAAAACAACTTCAGCCGAAAACTAAATTCTAACTCAAGGTTCGATGTGCGGTTGTGGAATCTCTAGTTGGTTTAAATTCAGATAAACTTGCAACAATCAAATCAGTCGAAATAACAATAAGGGAAAAATAAGTGGGGAGTCCGTCTGCTATGAATCTTGCAGAATTAAAAAAGAACGATATTCAAGAGCTTGCAAAAATTGCGCACGATTTAAATATCGAGGGTGCGGCCAATCTAAGAAAACAGGATTTAATATTTGAAATATTGGAAGCGCAAGCTGAGACTAATGGCCAAATTTATGGGATGGGCGTTTTAGAGACCTTGCCTGATGGTTTTGGTTTTTTGCGTGCGCCAGACTATAACTATCTTCCTGGCCCGGATGATATCTACGTTTCGCCTGCACAGATTCGGCGCTTTAATTTGCGAACAGGAGATACGGTTGCTGGCCAGATTCGACCGCCCAAAGAGGGAGAGAGATATTTTGCGCTCTTAAAGGTTAACGAAATTAACTTTGAGCCCAGCGAAGCGCAAAAAGACAAGATTCTTTTTGACAATTTAACGCCTTTGTATCCGGACAGGCGCTTGCACTTAGAGTACAATGCCGAGCATTATTCTACGCGCATTATCGATTTGCTTTGTCCAATAGGCATGGGACAGCGTGCGCTAATCGTGGCACCTCCGCGCACCGGAAAAACTATTTTACTCCAAGACATTGCCAATGCCATTACGAGTAATCATCCAGATGTGATTTTAATCGTCCTCTTGATAGATGAGCGGCCTGAGGAGGTTACGGACATGTCGCGCAACGTAAGGGGAGAGGTGGTTAGTTCAACCTTTGATGAGCAGCCAACTCGTCACGTTCAAGTTGCTGAAATGGTAATTGAGAAGGCAAAGCGCTTGGTCGAGCACAAGCGGGATGTCGTGATTTTGTTGGATTCTATTACTCGTTTAGCTAGAGCCTACAATACCGTGGTTCCACCCAGTGGAAAGATCCTTTCAGGCGGTGTGGATTCCAATGCGTTGCATAAGCCAAAGAGGTTTTTTGGCGCAGCGCGAAATATTGAGCAGGGAGGCAGTCTGACAATTATTGGAACCTCGCTCATAGATACTGGCTCCAGGATGGACGAGGTTATTTTTGAGGAGTTTAAGGGAACCGGCAATATGGAACTCGTGCTAGATCGCAAGCTAGTTGAGAGGCGCATATTTCCAGCAATAGATATTAATAAATCCGGAACCCGCAAGGAGGAACTGTTAATTCCAGATGAAGATTTGCAGAGGCTTTGGCTTCTACGCAAGGTTCTAAATCCGCTTAACGTCGTCGATGCGATGGAATGGCTTAAGGATAAGATGAAGGGAACCAAGAGCAATCGCGAGTTTCTGGATTTGATGAAGGGGTAAGGCTTCTGGAGAAGCAAGGCAAAAAAGAATGCGCTGTCGATTTCGATATGGCGGGTTTTTGTGCTTTGCTTTCCCACTTTGCACATGAGTTAAAAACTCCGCTCCACTCCATCTCGTCGGTAGCAAGTGTTTTGGCGGCAGAAATTGACGGCAAGCTAAGCGATCAGCAGAAGCGCCAAGTTGCAATAATCCAAAGTAGCACAGAGCTTTTGCAGGAGTTCGTTCAGGAATTGCTAGAAACTGGCTCTCTTACTACTGGAGCTAAGGCTTTGCGCGTGACGACGTTTGACGTCAGGGCTGAACTTGGGGTGATTATTGCGAGTCTCCGCCATCTAGCGGAGCAAAAGGGAGTAGCGTTAAGCGAAGATTTGGCTCGTTTGCCACAGAGTTTTTCTAGCGACGTTACGTTGCTTAGAAAGGTCGTTAATAATTTAGTGTCCAATGCGATTAAATATTCGCCAAAAGGCGGCAAGGTTTGGCTACAGGGGGAGAAGGCGGCAAATAATTCGATTGTCCTTTATGTGGCTGATACTGGTTGGGGGATCCCATTTGCCGAACAGGGACAGGTTTTCGAGGATGGTTATAGGGTTAAGTCTCAGGTAAAGCATTGTTCCGAGGAGGGAAGTGGTTTTGGCTTGTTTTTGGTCAGAGCAGCCATAGAGAGGCTTGGTGGCAGTATCGAGCTTAGGAGCGAATTAAATCAGGGCGCGATTTTTGTCGTTACGATTCCTGGAAGCGCAACAGCTAAGTCAGCTAAACAATGACAGCAGTATCCCAGCAGACGATTCTCATTGCCGATGACAATAAGGATGCACTATATGCGCTCGAGCGGATACTTGCTCATAACGGCTATTTAGTGGTCTGCGCTTTCTCGGGTGAGGAGGCTTACGAGAAGGCGCTTAGCTGCGATCCGTCATTAATTTTGCTCGACGTAGTGATGCCACGAGGGGATGGATATCAGGTCACGCGCAATCTAAAGGCGCACCCCGAACTCCGCTATGTGCCAATCGTTTTGCTTAGTGCCAAGGATACTCTAGAAGACATTATTGTAGGCTTAGACAATGGTGCAGACGATTACATTAGCAAGCCGTTTAAACCAGAAGAACTGCTCGCGCGTCTGCGTGCGGCCTTAAGGCTAAAAACTCTATACAAAAATCTTGGTAGTTCGGAGCGGCAAAACGAGCAATTAAAGAAACAACTTTGCCGCGAGTACGATTTTCAAAATATCGTTGGCGAGAGCCCCGCGATGCAAGAGGTGTTTTCACTTGTAAAGAAGGTTTCGCTCGTCGATTCTCCCGTTTTAATTACAGGTCCCACGGGTTCTGGCAAGGAGCTAATAGCACATGCCATTCACTATAATTCAGCTAGGCAGGGCGGCCCTCTAGTGGTGCAAAACTGCGCTGCATTTAATGATAATTTGCTAGAGTCTGAACTCTTCGGGCACGTGAGAGGCTCGTTTACCGGTGCTATTCGGGATCGCAAGGGTTTATTCGAAGTGGCACACGGTGGAACCTTGTTTTTGGACGAGGTTGGCGAAATGTCTCAGGCGTTGCAGGCTAAACTACTTAGAGTTCTCCAGGACGGCAAGTTTTTGGCCGTGGGTGGAAGTTTGCCGGTTAAAGTCGACGTTCGCCTATTAGCAGCGACAAATCGCGATTTAGGTAAGATGGTTAGGGAAGAGCTCTTTAGAGAGGATTTGTATTATCGCTTAAATGTGGTGCAGATAAAACTTCCGGCCCTAGCAGAGCGGCGAGAGGATATTCCTTTATTGATTAATAGTTTTTTACACAGATTGCGGGCAAAATATCCTCAGCGGCAAAAGGCAATAACTAAGCGTGCGGTAGAGATTCTGTCGTGTTACTCTTGGCCTGGAAACGTGCGAGAGCTGGAGAACGAGATAGAGAGGATGCTCATATTAGGTGTAGACAGTGAGGAGGTGGATATGGATGTTATTTCTGAGCGAATTTTGGATAGGACTGCTGATTTAGAAGTGAGAGAGGAGACGGGCAAGGGCGTTCTCAAAGTGGCGTTGGAGAAGCTTGAGAGGGAGTTAATTCTTGAGAGTTTAAGGCGGGCTAGAGGGAATAAGAGCTTAGCAGCCAAGGAGCTCGGTATCAGTAGGAGTAATCTGATAACAAAGGTCAAGCTTTATGGCTTAAGTAATGAGCAATAACTGAAAAAAATATTAATTGGGAGACTTGAGAGAATATGAGTCAAGGATCGAAAGGGGCATTTGCAACGAAGTTTTTAATATTTGTTTTCTTGCTGAGCTTGGTAGCGATTGGTGCTGAGTACGTGCGGGGCGAGTACGGAAGCATATTAGAGTTTATTAGCGGCGACACCTCGGCTTTTGCCGGTCAGCTAAGGGGGGGCGCAAGGGGTACCCGCGGCGGGGCTGAAGATAGCGCGAGAGCTCAGGCGGACTGGAGTTTTTTTTCGCGCTCTCGGGACAGGCAAGCGCGAGAGGATGAGCCGGAGCGTGGTAAGGAGGTAAAAGCCGGAGACATGGACAGGCTTTCGAGACAGGATCGCAAGTCGTTGGATAGGCTCATTCAGGGGTTAGATTGAAAAAAATCGGAGTTGTGATGTCTTATTTTAAAAGGACGAATTCTTGCTGGGCGTTATTGCTTATTTTTGGTCTTGCGGGCTTCGGGATGTCTAGCATCGGCTGTGCGAGCATGTCGTTTGGTGGCATGGATAATTTGGTGTTGGGCGATGCACAGGATCTTAAGGAGCTTGGCGAAAGAGTTACTAAATTCTACGAGGCTTTGTACTGGCAGGATGCCGAATTAGCTGCGGTCTATGTGGTGCCGCGACAGCGCGGTGACTTTCAGCGCCGCGCAAAGGAGTTGAGAGCTAAGGAGAAGCTAACCGAGGCCGATGTTCAAGGCATTGAAGTGAACAGAGAGTCTGGGGAAGCTAAGGTGAGCGTTCACGTGCGCTATTATCAAGTTCCTAGCTATCTGCTTAAAACTAGGAAGGAAGAGCAGATTTGGGAGTTCTCTGCAGCCGAAGGCGAGTGGTTACTGAGGGAGGTAGGTATTGTCGTTGAGGAGAGCTAGGTTAGTTCTGTTAATTGTCGTTTCGTTGTTTTGTTTGGGCTGCTCTGCACGGTATTCGTTTAGTTCGCTGTCTAGTAAATTGTTTGATAGTGGCGATGGGGACTTAACTTACTCAGGCGACGAGTCCGAGGAGCTACCTGCACCTTTAGCTGTAGAGGTGAATCAGGCCTTTGTCGATGAGGCGGGGGTCTTGCACGTCAATGTGAAGGTAACTGCGCAGACGACTTTAGACGCTCGAAAGGTGGCGGTTGCTCTGGTTGGCTTAAGCGATGGGACGCCAATTGAGAGGGAGCTAAAAAACCTTTCTCAGGAGCTTTCTGCAGACCGCATATATGCTGGAAAGTCGGCTATCTTGCTTTTTTCTATGAAAGCTGCTGGCTTGAGCGAGTATCAGGTTCAGTGTGCTTGGGGAGATGATTCGGCTCGCCTTGCTCTGCCGGTAGCGGGGGAGAAGGCGAAGGCCGTTAGCGGGGACGTGGATGTTAAAGCTAATGCCGATTCTCAGGAAACTATTAAGAGAGGGTCTGGAGATGGTCGCGTTATTTTAGAAAATGTAGAGGTGGAAAGCACAGCGCTCGATTGCGACGTTAAGCCCTGTAATATGCGGTACGCCGTTACGGCTAGCATTCGCAATGCGACGCTTGGCGTTGTAAATGACGTTTTGTTGGCGACTGGTTTTGTGTGGGTGGCGGAAGGAGAGAGTTTAACTGAGGGTTGGAATGGTCATGCTAAAAATGCTGCCCAGGAGCAGGTAGTAAGGCTTGAGGGATTAAATTTGCAGCCGGGGGCGAGTCGAGCCGTTCGGGTTAATATCGATAGGGTGGTTCCGGTACTTTCTGGCGGAAGCTTTGTTCCGCGGGTGCGCTTGGTAGATTAAGTGTATTTCGGATTAGCGTTGTTATGGATGACTTAGAGCGAACATTTAGTGGCGGCAAAACCGGTGGAGAGGTGCCCTTAAGGAATAGGGTGCAATCTTTGTTCATCAAGACTTATGGTTGTCAGATGAATGAATATGATTCCGAAAAGATTTGCACATTATTAGCTGGCTCACATGTCATTAGTGACAGGTTGGATGATGCCGATGTTGTGTTTATAAATACCTGTAGCGTTAGGGATAAGGCTGAGCAAAAGTTTATTAGCTTACTCGGAACTTTGCGGGATTTTAAGCTTAAGAAGCCAAGTGCTGTTATTGGCGTTGGGGGTTGCGTAGCGCAAGCAGAGGGGACTACCATTATTAAGAAATATCCCTTCGTTGACTTTGTAGTTGGGACTCATAATCTCTCGCTGGTGCCGTCGATCATTGCAGGAGTTCGAGATGGGCGCCGGCGGCAAGTAGTTGTTGACTATAGGGAAGAGTGGGAGGATTTGCCGGATGGTTTTTTGCCGGATGGCGAAGTAGTCGAGAGTCATACTCCGCAATCTTCGGCCCTCTATAACGTGCGGGCTTTAGTAGCGGTGCAGCGGGGCTGTAGTAAGAATTGTAGCTTTTGCGTAGTTCCCAAAACTAGAGGATCAGAGGTCAGCCGTTTGCCTAATGAAATTGAGAGGGAACTTAGGCTTAAGGTTAGGCAGGGAGCGCGAGAGGTATTACTGTTAGGGCAGACCGTTAACTCTTATGGGCGCGACCTTAGCCCAAGACAGTCGTTTGAGGATTTGATTAGGCGCATCGCCGAGATCGACGGACTTCAGCGCATTCGCTTTACTAGTCCACATCCCCAGGAAGTGCGG is a window encoding:
- a CDS encoding HU family DNA-binding protein, producing MNLKAPSSKVVSPKGAAKQKKITKPKNGTYYTQAELYECLKDCCGLENRRVARSVYDGFAGMIQSALKKGYKVPLPGIGKIQVRQSKARMGRNPATGEIIRIPARKRVRLTPTKALKEAVL
- the rho gene encoding transcription termination factor Rho, translated to MNLAELKKNDIQELAKIAHDLNIEGAANLRKQDLIFEILEAQAETNGQIYGMGVLETLPDGFGFLRAPDYNYLPGPDDIYVSPAQIRRFNLRTGDTVAGQIRPPKEGERYFALLKVNEINFEPSEAQKDKILFDNLTPLYPDRRLHLEYNAEHYSTRIIDLLCPIGMGQRALIVAPPRTGKTILLQDIANAITSNHPDVILIVLLIDERPEEVTDMSRNVRGEVVSSTFDEQPTRHVQVAEMVIEKAKRLVEHKRDVVILLDSITRLARAYNTVVPPSGKILSGGVDSNALHKPKRFFGAARNIEQGGSLTIIGTSLIDTGSRMDEVIFEEFKGTGNMELVLDRKLVERRIFPAIDINKSGTRKEELLIPDEDLQRLWLLRKVLNPLNVVDAMEWLKDKMKGTKSNREFLDLMKG
- a CDS encoding HAMP domain-containing histidine kinase, with protein sequence MAGFCALLSHFAHELKTPLHSISSVASVLAAEIDGKLSDQQKRQVAIIQSSTELLQEFVQELLETGSLTTGAKALRVTTFDVRAELGVIIASLRHLAEQKGVALSEDLARLPQSFSSDVTLLRKVVNNLVSNAIKYSPKGGKVWLQGEKAANNSIVLYVADTGWGIPFAEQGQVFEDGYRVKSQVKHCSEEGSGFGLFLVRAAIERLGGSIELRSELNQGAIFVVTIPGSATAKSAKQ
- a CDS encoding sigma-54-dependent Fis family transcriptional regulator, with product MTAVSQQTILIADDNKDALYALERILAHNGYLVVCAFSGEEAYEKALSCDPSLILLDVVMPRGDGYQVTRNLKAHPELRYVPIVLLSAKDTLEDIIVGLDNGADDYISKPFKPEELLARLRAALRLKTLYKNLGSSERQNEQLKKQLCREYDFQNIVGESPAMQEVFSLVKKVSLVDSPVLITGPTGSGKELIAHAIHYNSARQGGPLVVQNCAAFNDNLLESELFGHVRGSFTGAIRDRKGLFEVAHGGTLFLDEVGEMSQALQAKLLRVLQDGKFLAVGGSLPVKVDVRLLAATNRDLGKMVREELFREDLYYRLNVVQIKLPALAERREDIPLLINSFLHRLRAKYPQRQKAITKRAVEILSCYSWPGNVRELENEIERMLILGVDSEEVDMDVISERILDRTADLEVREETGKGVLKVALEKLERELILESLRRARGNKSLAAKELGISRSNLITKVKLYGLSNEQ
- the miaB gene encoding tRNA (N6-isopentenyl adenosine(37)-C2)-methylthiotransferase MiaB; its protein translation is MDDLERTFSGGKTGGEVPLRNRVQSLFIKTYGCQMNEYDSEKICTLLAGSHVISDRLDDADVVFINTCSVRDKAEQKFISLLGTLRDFKLKKPSAVIGVGGCVAQAEGTTIIKKYPFVDFVVGTHNLSLVPSIIAGVRDGRRRQVVVDYREEWEDLPDGFLPDGEVVESHTPQSSALYNVRALVAVQRGCSKNCSFCVVPKTRGSEVSRLPNEIERELRLKVRQGAREVLLLGQTVNSYGRDLSPRQSFEDLIRRIAEIDGLQRIRFTSPHPQEVRPAFMKLFEEIPKLCRHIHLPLQSGSDRILKLMNRNYRVKRYLDIVNELKQYCPDIAISTDIIVGFPTETDADFEQTLEVMRTVSFNFSYSFSYSRRPGTAAASDFDISEEVRPEIAKDRLLTLQKIQDEMNLACNSRMVGNCVQVLVEGEGKYGSGTVRGRTSQNAWVELSNYRALAGALVDVRITHASEHGMRGDALNMPG